A genomic window from Sorex araneus isolate mSorAra2 chromosome 2, mSorAra2.pri, whole genome shotgun sequence includes:
- the LOC129402339 gene encoding olfactory receptor 14J1-like, which yields MANFSMTGFILMGFSTKPELEIFYASLFLVLYLLALIGNVIIITTTSLDDSLQSPMYFFLKHLSLLDLCYISVIVPRFIYDSYTHSGNISLWECIVQCFAFVSCASAELCILTVMSYDRYVAICLPLRYEIIMDVRTCVHGVVGVWMGGVMSGAMHTAATFSIHFCGPHIIHQFFCDVPQLVKLSCNQEFIGEVSVALFLALLAFLCVIFIGFSYMHIFSSVLRISSAEGRAKAFSTCLPHLIVVLLFISTGTFEFLKPHSDSPTVSDILLTILYTVVPPIFNPVIYSLRNKAIKLAIKKVFQRREVYHLC from the coding sequence ATGGCTAATTTCAGTATGACTGGTTTTATACTCATGGGGTTTTCAACCAAGCCTGAACTGGAAATATTTTATGCCTCTCTGTTCTTAGTCTTATACTTGTTGGCCTTGATTGGCAATgttatcatcatcaccaccacgtccctggatgacagtctccagtcccccatgtatttcttcctgaagcatctctcccTTTTGGATCTCTGCTATATTTCTGTCATCGTGCCGAGATTCATCTACGACTCTTATACGCACAGTGGGAATATTTCCCTCTGGGAATGCATCGTGCAGTGCTTTGCCTTTGTTTCCTGTGCCTCTGCCGAGCTGTGCATACTCACCGtaatgtcctatgaccgctacgtggccatctgccttCCACTGCGCTATGAAATCATCATGGATgtcagaacctgtgtccatggAGTTGTAGGTGTCTGGATGGGTGGGGTAATGTCTGGAGCCATGCATACggcagctactttctccatccaCTTCTGTGGCCCCCATatcattcaccagttcttctgtgatGTCCCACAGCTCGTGAAACTCTCCTGTAATCAGGAATTTATCGGCGAGGTtagtgttgctctcttccttgcTCTGCTGGCCTTTCTCTGTGTCATCTTTATTGGGTTCTCCTACATGCACATATTTTCTTCTGTGCTTAGAATCTCCTCTGCCGAGGGCAGGGCAAAGGCCTTTTCCACTTGCCTTCcccatctcattgttgttctgttATTTATTTCCACTGGTACCTTTGAGTTTTTAAAGCCTCATTCTGACTCTCCAACTGTTTCTGACATTTTGCTCACTATTCTTTATACAGTGGTACCCCCAATATTCAATCCTGTGATCTATAGCCTGAGAAATAAAGCCATAAAGCTAGCTATCAAAAAGGTTTTTCAAAGAAGAGAAGTATACCACTTATGTTGA
- the LOC129402342 gene encoding olfactory receptor 14J1-like: MANLSTSGFLLMGFSAKPELEIVYACLFLVLYMLALAGNMLIITTTSLDDSLQSPMYFFLKHLSLLDLCYISVTVPRFICNSFMHRRNISLWECILQCFAFAVCGSAEMSMLTVMSYDRYVAICMPLHYDVIMDVRTCVHGVASVWVSGAISGVMHTAATFSIRFCGPRIIHQFFCDIPQLLRLSCSNDYIGEVGVSAFVSILALVCFIFIGFSYVHIFSSVLRMPSAEGRAKAFSTCLPHLVVVILFLSTGTFEFLKPHSDTPTALDLLLTILYTVVPPTFNPVIYSLRNKAIKTALRKVFKRRKSFFFS; this comes from the coding sequence ATGGCTAATTTATCTACAAGCGGGTTTCTTCTCATGGGCTTTTCTGCCAAGCCTGAGCTAGAAATCGTCTATGCTTGTCTATTCCTCGTTCTCTACATGTTGGCTTTAGCtggcaacatgctcatcatcaccaccacgtccctggatgacagtctccagtcccccatgtatttcttcctgaagcatctctccttgCTGGATCTCTGCTACATTTCCGTGACTGTCCCAAGGTTCATTTGCAATTCGTTCATGCATAGAAGAAATATTTCCCTCTGGGAATGCATCCTGCAGTGTTTTGCTTTTGCGGTTTGTGGATCCGCTGAGATGTCCATGCTCAcggtgatgtcctatgaccgctacgtggccatctgcatGCCCCTGCACTATGACGTCATCATGGACgtcagaacctgtgtccatggAGTTGCCAGTGTCTGGGTGAGTGGGGCCATCTCTGGAGTCATGCATACggcagctactttctccatccGCTTCTGTGGCCCCCGCatcattcaccagttcttctgtgacatcccccagctcctgagactCTCCTGCTCCAATGACTATATCGGCGAGGTCGGTGTCTCTGCCTTTGTGTCTATTCTAGCACtcgtttgttttatttttattgggttCTCCTACGTGCACATATTCTCTTCCGTGCTGCGGATGCCatctgctgagggcagagccaaggccttttccacttgcctcccccacctcgttgttgttattttatttctttctactgGCACCTTTGAGTTTTTGAAGCCCCATTCTGACACTCCCACTGCTCTGGACCTTCTGCTGACTATTCTCTATACGGTTGTTCCTCCAACGTTCAATCCCGTGATCTATAGCCTGAGAAATAAAGCTATAAAAACAGCTCTAAGAAaggtttttaaaagaagaaaatcattctttttttcttga